In one window of Pseudomonas putida DNA:
- a CDS encoding flavodoxin: MKVAIISGSVYGTAEEVARHAESLLKAAGFDAWHAARATLEDLRGFAPQALLAVTSTTGMGELPDNLMPLYSTIRDVLPGEWRGLPGAVLALGDSSYGDTYCGGGEQMRELFAELGVREVQPMLRLDASETVTPETDAEPWLAELAQLLKA; this comes from the coding sequence ATGAAAGTCGCCATTATTTCAGGCTCGGTGTATGGCACCGCCGAAGAAGTCGCCCGTCATGCCGAATCCTTGCTCAAGGCTGCCGGGTTCGACGCCTGGCATGCGGCGCGTGCCACCCTTGAGGATCTGCGCGGTTTTGCGCCGCAGGCGCTGCTGGCGGTGACCTCGACCACCGGGATGGGTGAGCTGCCCGACAACCTGATGCCGCTGTACAGCACGATTCGCGATGTACTGCCGGGCGAGTGGCGCGGTTTGCCGGGCGCGGTGCTGGCCCTGGGCGATTCGAGCTATGGCGACACCTACTGCGGCGGGGGCGAGCAGATGCGCGAGCTGTTTGCCGAGCTCGGCGTGCGGGAAGTGCAGCCGATGCTGCGACTGGATGCCAGCGAGACCGTGACCCCGGAAACGGACGCAGAGCCCTGGCTGGCAGAGCTGGCGCAGCTGCTCAAGGCGTAA
- a CDS encoding LysR family transcriptional regulator — protein MEFKQLRSFIEVVHRGGFTQAAHTLHISQSAVSKQVAQLEEDLGQPLLERQGSQLHLTAAGRIVLERGEALLRQRHELLTELDDLSQMARGELRLGLPVVGGEALFASLFAEYRRRYPNITVHLVEGGSRIVEQGVRSGELELGGSVTPSDPAFDYQPFCNEPLDALLPDNHPLAERDGVTLRQLADTPFLLYHRSFMLNDKLLSACEQAGFTPKEGGRSGQADFLTALVAAGQGVVLLPSVVARGLERDGVVRVPLVEPGHLRWDIAFIWRRGAYLSRAAQAWLALVQERKGG, from the coding sequence ATGGAATTCAAGCAACTGCGCAGCTTCATCGAAGTGGTTCATCGAGGGGGATTCACCCAGGCCGCACACACGCTGCACATCAGCCAGTCGGCGGTGAGCAAGCAAGTGGCCCAGCTCGAGGAAGACCTCGGCCAACCCCTGCTCGAGCGCCAGGGCTCGCAACTGCATCTCACCGCCGCCGGACGCATCGTGCTCGAACGCGGCGAGGCCCTGCTGCGCCAGCGCCATGAGTTGCTGACCGAACTCGACGACCTGAGCCAGATGGCCCGCGGCGAACTGCGCCTGGGTTTGCCGGTGGTCGGCGGCGAGGCCCTGTTCGCCAGCCTGTTCGCCGAATACCGGCGGCGCTATCCGAACATCACCGTGCACCTGGTCGAAGGCGGCAGCCGGATCGTCGAACAGGGAGTCAGGAGTGGCGAGCTCGAATTGGGTGGCAGCGTCACCCCGAGCGACCCGGCCTTCGACTATCAACCCTTCTGCAACGAACCGCTCGATGCATTGCTCCCAGACAACCACCCCTTGGCCGAACGCGACGGAGTGACCCTGCGCCAACTGGCCGATACGCCGTTCCTGCTGTACCACCGCAGCTTCATGCTCAACGACAAACTGCTCAGCGCCTGCGAGCAGGCAGGTTTCACCCCAAAGGAGGGCGGGCGCAGCGGCCAGGCGGATTTCCTCACCGCGCTGGTGGCCGCAGGACAGGGCGTGGTACTGCTGCCCAGCGTGGTGGCACGTGGGCTGGAGCGTGATGGGGTGGTGAGAGTGCCGCTGGTGGAGCCTGGCCACCTGCGCTGGGACATCGCGTTCATCTGGCGGCGCGGAGCGTACCTGTCGCGAGCGGCGCAGGCGTGGCTGGCGTTGGTGCAGGAGCGCAAAGGAGGGTGA
- a CDS encoding CidA/LrgA family protein, with protein sequence MKAIVSNALTPLLAELCVLFVLYLVGGELVAWLGWPIPAGVMGMALLLVLFAVGAVKPGTLQRGAGWLMAQMLLFFIPALMSLLDYGSLMRSEGWRILLVIALSTLVVMVVTALTVELVCRWSLRHEA encoded by the coding sequence ATGAAAGCCATCGTATCGAATGCCTTGACCCCCCTGCTCGCCGAGCTGTGCGTGCTGTTTGTGCTGTATCTGGTTGGCGGCGAACTCGTCGCCTGGCTTGGCTGGCCGATCCCGGCCGGGGTCATGGGCATGGCGCTGTTGCTGGTGTTGTTTGCCGTGGGGGCCGTGAAACCGGGCACGTTGCAACGTGGCGCTGGTTGGTTGATGGCGCAGATGCTGCTGTTCTTCATCCCGGCGCTGATGAGCCTGCTCGACTACGGCAGCCTGATGCGCAGCGAGGGGTGGCGCATCCTGCTGGTGATCGCCTTGAGCACCCTGGTGGTGATGGTGGTCACGGCGCTTACGGTCGAACTGGTCTGCCGCTGGAGCCTGCGCCATGAAGCTTGA
- a CDS encoding LrgB family protein, which yields MKLEPMSLFWLALTVGAYLFSRWLYGRTGRYLLSPLVLVPALLLAVAVPLHTAYAEYARNTHWLIGVLGPVTVAFAVPIWQQRAMLARHWPALLLGMLAGSLASISSSWGLAHLLALDESVSLSLVPRSITTPFAMPLAHDLGGVPELTAVFVMFTGVLGAVFGGLLLRVLPLRTSLARGALFGVGAHGAGVSRAHEVGGEEGSVAGLVMVLTGLLNLFAAPLLACLL from the coding sequence ATGAAGCTTGAACCGATGTCGCTGTTCTGGCTTGCGCTGACTGTGGGGGCCTACCTGTTCAGCCGCTGGCTGTATGGGCGCACTGGCCGTTATCTGCTGTCGCCGCTGGTGCTGGTCCCGGCGCTGCTGCTGGCGGTGGCGGTTCCGCTGCACACCGCCTACGCCGAGTATGCCCGCAACACCCATTGGCTGATCGGCGTGCTGGGGCCGGTCACCGTGGCCTTCGCCGTGCCGATCTGGCAGCAGCGGGCGATGCTGGCGCGACATTGGCCGGCGCTGTTGCTGGGGATGCTGGCGGGCAGCCTGGCGTCGATCTCCAGTTCCTGGGGGCTGGCGCACCTGCTGGCGCTGGATGAGTCGGTCAGCCTGTCACTGGTGCCGCGCTCGATCACCACGCCGTTCGCCATGCCGTTGGCCCACGACCTGGGCGGTGTGCCCGAGCTGACCGCGGTGTTCGTGATGTTCACCGGTGTGCTGGGGGCCGTGTTCGGCGGTCTGCTGTTGCGAGTGTTGCCGCTGCGTACGTCACTGGCGCGCGGCGCACTGTTTGGAGTCGGTGCCCATGGCGCCGGGGTCAGCCGCGCCCATGAAGTGGGCGGGGAGGAAGGCTCGGTGGCGGGGCTGGTGATGGTGCTGACCGGCCTGCTCAACCTGTTCGCCGCGCCATTGCTCGCCTGCCTGCTATGA
- a CDS encoding alpha/beta fold hydrolase, which produces MPLAEIPLCVWRTRGQSFSFRGQSIRYWTAGQGEPLLLLHGFPTASWDWHYLWAPLAQRFRVVACDMLGFGDSAKPADHEYSLMEQADLQQALLDHLRIEQPVHLLAHDYGGSVAQELLARHHEGRADIASCAFLNSALFPELCPLLLVQKLLLSPLGWLVARSFGRDDLVRNVSQVYGPCTHPSESALDDCWSLMVSNRGTRILHKLMAYVPERQAQRQRWIGALQTEGVPLRLINGAVDPLSGAHMVERYRQLVPDPDTVVLQGIGHYPHTEAPVQVLRHYLAFREQPLSYIPQRVAWS; this is translated from the coding sequence ATGCCTTTGGCCGAAATTCCATTGTGCGTCTGGCGTACCCGGGGACAGAGTTTTTCCTTCCGGGGCCAGAGCATCCGTTACTGGACAGCAGGGCAAGGAGAGCCCTTGCTGCTGTTACATGGCTTCCCTACCGCCAGCTGGGACTGGCACTACCTGTGGGCACCCTTGGCGCAGCGCTTTCGCGTCGTGGCCTGCGACATGCTCGGCTTCGGCGATTCGGCCAAGCCTGCCGACCACGAGTACAGCCTGATGGAGCAGGCCGATCTGCAACAGGCGCTGCTTGACCACCTGAGAATCGAACAGCCGGTGCACCTGCTGGCCCACGACTACGGTGGCAGCGTCGCCCAGGAGTTGCTCGCGCGCCATCACGAAGGGCGTGCCGACATTGCCAGTTGCGCGTTTCTCAACAGCGCGCTGTTCCCCGAGCTGTGTCCGTTGCTGCTGGTGCAGAAGCTGCTGCTCAGCCCGCTGGGCTGGCTGGTGGCGCGTTCGTTCGGGCGGGATGATCTGGTGCGCAATGTCAGCCAGGTCTACGGCCCTTGCACCCACCCCAGCGAAAGCGCGCTGGACGATTGCTGGAGCCTGATGGTGTCAAACCGCGGGACGCGCATCCTGCACAAGTTGATGGCCTATGTGCCGGAGCGTCAGGCACAGCGGCAACGCTGGATTGGTGCACTGCAGACGGAGGGCGTGCCGTTGCGCCTGATCAATGGCGCGGTGGATCCGCTGTCGGGGGCGCACATGGTCGAGCGCTACCGGCAACTGGTGCCTGACCCCGATACCGTGGTGTTGCAGGGGATCGGCCACTATCCGCACACCGAAGCGCCGGTGCAGGTGCTGCGTCATTACCTGGCGTTTCGCGAGCAGCCCCTGAGCTATATACCGCAGCGGGTTGCCTGGTCCTGA
- a CDS encoding SDR family oxidoreductase, whose product MSEPVNLQDRVVIVTGAGGGLGRAHALLFAARGARVVVNDLGGSTHGEGASASAADRVVEEIRAAGGTAVANHDSVAEGARIVEQALDSFGRVDVLVNNAGILRDKTFHKMEDADWDQVYRVHVEGAYKVTRAAWSHLREQNWGRVIFTASTSGIYGNFGQANYGMAKLGLYGLTRTLAIEGRKHGILVNAIAPTGGTRMTEGLIPPQVFERLKPELISPVVVYLGSEQCQDTGQLYEVGGGWVGKVRWERSLGVGFDPNGGFTPEQVAEHWAQIGDFEGATHPQDTLQALQQMMANLQKHPLG is encoded by the coding sequence ATGAGCGAGCCGGTAAATCTGCAAGACCGCGTAGTGATCGTCACGGGGGCCGGCGGTGGCCTGGGCCGGGCCCACGCGCTGCTGTTCGCGGCCCGTGGTGCACGTGTGGTGGTCAACGACCTGGGCGGCTCGACCCATGGCGAAGGCGCCAGCGCATCGGCGGCCGACCGGGTGGTGGAGGAGATTCGCGCCGCAGGCGGTACCGCGGTGGCCAACCACGATTCGGTGGCCGAGGGGGCGCGTATCGTCGAGCAGGCGCTGGACAGTTTCGGGCGGGTCGATGTGCTGGTGAACAACGCCGGCATCCTGCGCGACAAGACCTTCCACAAGATGGAGGACGCCGATTGGGACCAGGTCTACCGGGTCCATGTCGAAGGCGCCTACAAGGTGACCCGCGCCGCCTGGTCGCACCTGCGCGAGCAGAACTGGGGACGGGTGATCTTCACCGCCTCCACGTCCGGCATCTACGGCAATTTCGGCCAGGCCAACTATGGCATGGCCAAGCTCGGCCTCTATGGGCTGACCCGCACCCTGGCCATCGAAGGCCGCAAGCATGGGATTCTGGTCAACGCCATCGCGCCCACAGGGGGCACGCGCATGACAGAAGGCCTGATCCCGCCGCAGGTGTTCGAACGTCTCAAGCCTGAGCTGATCAGCCCGGTGGTGGTGTACCTGGGCAGCGAGCAGTGCCAGGACACGGGGCAGTTGTATGAAGTGGGCGGTGGCTGGGTCGGCAAGGTCCGATGGGAGCGAAGCCTTGGCGTTGGATTCGACCCCAATGGCGGGTTCACGCCGGAACAGGTAGCCGAGCATTGGGCGCAGATCGGCGACTTCGAGGGGGCGACTCATCCGCAGGATACGTTGCAGGCTTTGCAGCAGATGATGGCGAATCTGCAGAAGCACCCGCTGGGATAG
- a CDS encoding IclR family transcriptional regulator, with protein sequence MSRDKTAADNSKQKVRSAEVGTDILKALAELSPSTSLSRLAEHVQMPASKVHRYLQALIASGFAEQDAATNHYGLGREALRVGMAALGSIDVLKVAALPLSQLRDALNESCFIAVWGNQGATVVNIEPAVRAVTVVTQIGSVLPLLSSSTGLVFAAHLPERETIELRDRELAARGQQVEHYVDLFTQIRTRGLHHVHGLLMPGVDALSAPVFNAMGQIAAVMTVVGPTSIFHADEDGPAARQLLSAARTVSWRMGYEA encoded by the coding sequence ATGTCCAGAGACAAAACTGCAGCTGACAACAGCAAACAGAAGGTCCGTTCCGCTGAAGTCGGCACCGACATCCTCAAGGCGCTGGCCGAACTGTCGCCCTCCACCTCACTGTCGCGCCTGGCCGAACATGTGCAGATGCCCGCCAGCAAGGTCCATCGCTACCTGCAGGCCTTGATCGCCAGCGGTTTCGCCGAGCAGGATGCTGCGACCAATCACTACGGGCTCGGGCGCGAAGCCTTGCGCGTGGGGATGGCGGCGCTGGGCAGCATCGATGTGCTGAAGGTCGCGGCCCTGCCGCTGTCGCAACTGCGCGACGCGCTCAACGAGAGCTGCTTCATCGCCGTGTGGGGTAACCAGGGCGCAACCGTGGTGAACATCGAGCCTGCAGTGCGCGCCGTGACGGTAGTGACCCAGATCGGCTCGGTGCTGCCACTGCTGAGTTCATCCACCGGGCTGGTATTCGCCGCTCACCTGCCAGAGCGGGAAACCATCGAGTTGCGCGACCGCGAACTGGCCGCACGGGGGCAACAGGTCGAGCACTACGTGGACCTGTTCACGCAGATCCGCACACGCGGCCTGCACCATGTTCACGGTTTGCTGATGCCGGGGGTGGATGCGTTGTCGGCGCCGGTGTTCAACGCCATGGGCCAGATTGCAGCGGTGATGACGGTCGTTGGCCCGACGTCGATCTTCCATGCCGATGAAGATGGCCCGGCCGCCCGGCAATTGCTGAGCGCGGCGCGCACCGTCAGTTGGCGGATGGGCTACGAAGCCTGA
- the hmgA gene encoding homogentisate 1,2-dioxygenase: protein MTRDTSPELSYLSGFGNEFASEALPGALPVGQNSPQKAPYGLYAELLSGTAFTMARSELRRTWLYRIRPSALHPRFERLARQPLAGPLAAANPNRLRWNPQPIPSVPTDFIEGWLPMVANAAADKPAGVSIYIYGANRSMERVFFNADGELLLVPQQGRLRIATELGVLQVGPQEIAVIPRGMKFRVELPDGQARGYIAENHGAPLRLPDLGPIGSNGLANPRDFLTPVAHYEETHGPVQLVQKFLGEHWACQLQHSPLDVVAWHGSNVPYKYDLRRFNTLGTVSFDHPDPSIFTVLTSPTSVHGLANMDFVIFPPRWMVAENTFRPPWFHRNLMNEFMGLIDGAYDAKAEGFLPGGASLHGVMSAHGPDAETCDKAIAAELAPHKIDHTMAFMFETSQVLRPSQQALESPQLQADYDSCWATLPSTFNPNRR from the coding sequence ATGACCCGCGACACCTCCCCCGAACTCAGCTACCTGAGCGGCTTCGGCAACGAATTCGCCAGCGAAGCCTTGCCCGGTGCGCTGCCGGTCGGGCAGAACTCTCCACAGAAAGCACCCTATGGGCTGTACGCCGAGTTGCTGTCGGGCACCGCCTTCACCATGGCGCGCAGCGAACTGAGGCGTACCTGGCTGTACCGTATCCGCCCCTCTGCGCTGCACCCGCGCTTCGAGCGCCTGGCGCGTCAGCCCCTGGCCGGCCCGCTCGCTGCGGCGAACCCCAATCGCCTGCGCTGGAACCCGCAGCCAATCCCGTCGGTCCCGACCGACTTCATCGAGGGCTGGTTGCCCATGGTGGCCAATGCGGCCGCTGACAAACCGGCCGGGGTGAGCATCTATATCTACGGCGCCAATCGCTCCATGGAGCGGGTGTTCTTCAATGCCGACGGCGAGTTGCTGCTGGTGCCACAGCAGGGGCGACTGCGCATTGCCACCGAACTGGGCGTGCTGCAGGTCGGGCCGCAGGAGATCGCGGTGATTCCGCGCGGTATGAAGTTCCGCGTCGAGCTGCCTGATGGCCAGGCACGCGGCTACATCGCCGAGAACCACGGCGCGCCGCTACGCCTCCCTGACCTCGGGCCGATCGGCAGCAATGGCCTGGCCAACCCGCGCGACTTCCTCACCCCGGTCGCGCACTACGAAGAAACCCATGGCCCGGTGCAGTTGGTGCAGAAGTTCCTTGGCGAGCACTGGGCCTGCCAACTGCAGCATTCGCCGCTGGACGTGGTGGCCTGGCACGGCAGCAATGTGCCTTACAAGTACGACCTGCGCCGCTTCAACACCCTCGGCACGGTCAGCTTCGACCATCCGGATCCCTCGATCTTCACCGTGCTGACCTCGCCCACCAGCGTGCACGGCCTGGCCAACATGGACTTCGTGATCTTCCCGCCGCGCTGGATGGTGGCCGAGAACACCTTCCGTCCCCCGTGGTTCCACCGCAACTTGATGAACGAGTTCATGGGCCTGATCGACGGCGCCTACGATGCCAAGGCCGAGGGCTTCCTGCCGGGGGGCGCGTCGCTGCATGGGGTGATGAGCGCCCACGGGCCAGACGCCGAAACCTGCGACAAGGCGATCGCCGCCGAGCTGGCGCCGCACAAGATCGACCACACCATGGCCTTCATGTTCGAGACCAGCCAGGTGCTGCGTCCGAGCCAGCAGGCCCTCGAGAGCCCGCAATTGCAGGCCGACTACGACAGTTGCTGGGCAACGCTGCCAAGCACCTTCAATCCGAACCGGAGATGA
- the fahA gene encoding fumarylacetoacetase yields MNQTAIARSWVEHANGHRDFPLQNLPLGIFSRPGQAPRCGVAIGDAILDLEAALAAGVFEGAAKAAVEATRGGALNAFFALGRPARVALRERLQVLLGEHSEHRAVLQAALHSAGECTLHLPARVGDYTDFYVGIEHARNVGKLFRPDNPLLPNYKHVPIAYHGRASTLRPSGTDVRRPKGQKLPAGQTEPSFGPCARLDYELELGIWIGQGNDMGQPIAIGDAAEHVAGFCLLNDWSARDIQAWEYQPLGPFLSKSFITSVSPWVVTAEALEPFRCAQPARPEGDPQPLSYLLDNRDQAAGAFDIELEVLLLTERMRDEGLPAHRLTLSNTRSMYWTVAQMVAHHSVNGCQLQAGDLFGSGTLSGAVPGSFGSLLEITEGGKQPVQLASGEVRTFLEDGDEIILRARCVRDGVASIGFGECRGTVVGAN; encoded by the coding sequence ATGAACCAGACCGCCATTGCCCGTAGCTGGGTCGAACACGCCAACGGGCACCGCGACTTCCCGCTGCAGAACCTGCCGCTGGGCATCTTCAGTCGCCCGGGCCAGGCACCACGCTGCGGCGTGGCCATCGGCGACGCCATCCTCGACCTGGAGGCCGCACTCGCCGCCGGTGTGTTCGAGGGCGCGGCCAAGGCTGCTGTCGAGGCTACCCGCGGCGGCGCCCTGAACGCCTTCTTCGCCCTCGGCCGCCCCGCCCGGGTGGCCCTGCGTGAGCGCTTGCAGGTTCTGCTCGGCGAGCACAGCGAGCATCGGGCCGTGTTGCAAGCGGCGTTGCATTCGGCTGGCGAATGCACCCTGCACCTGCCGGCCCGGGTCGGTGACTACACGGACTTCTACGTCGGTATCGAGCACGCCAGGAACGTCGGCAAGCTGTTCCGCCCAGACAATCCGCTGCTGCCCAACTACAAGCACGTGCCGATCGCCTACCACGGCCGCGCCTCGACCTTGCGCCCGTCCGGCACCGATGTGCGCCGCCCCAAGGGCCAGAAGCTCCCGGCCGGGCAGACCGAGCCGAGTTTCGGCCCGTGTGCGCGGCTGGACTACGAGCTGGAGCTGGGTATCTGGATCGGTCAGGGCAATGACATGGGGCAGCCGATCGCGATCGGTGATGCAGCCGAGCACGTGGCCGGCTTCTGCCTGCTCAACGACTGGTCGGCGCGTGATATCCAGGCCTGGGAGTACCAGCCGCTGGGGCCGTTCCTGTCCAAGAGCTTCATCACCAGCGTCTCGCCGTGGGTGGTAACCGCCGAGGCGCTGGAGCCGTTCCGCTGTGCGCAACCCGCTCGCCCGGAAGGCGATCCGCAGCCCTTGTCTTACCTGCTAGACAATCGTGACCAGGCCGCCGGCGCCTTCGACATCGAACTGGAAGTGCTGTTGCTGACCGAGCGCATGCGTGATGAGGGCCTGCCGGCGCACCGCCTCACCCTGAGCAATACCCGCAGCATGTACTGGACCGTGGCACAGATGGTGGCGCACCACAGTGTCAACGGTTGCCAGTTGCAAGCCGGTGACCTGTTCGGCTCGGGCACGCTGTCCGGGGCTGTGCCGGGTTCGTTCGGCAGCCTGTTGGAGATCACCGAAGGCGGCAAGCAACCGGTGCAACTGGCCAGTGGTGAGGTGCGCACGTTCCTCGAGGACGGCGACGAAATCATCCTGCGTGCGCGTTGCGTGCGCGATGGCGTTGCCAGCATCGGTTTCGGCGAATGCCGTGGCACGGTGGTCGGGGCCAACTGA
- the maiA gene encoding maleylacetoacetate isomerase: MELFTYFRSTSSYRVRIALALKGLDYQARPVNLLKGEHRAADYLALNPQGRVPALRTDSGELLVQSLAIIEYLEERFPDTPLLPQGEDARAQVRGVAAIIGCDVHPLHNVSVLNQLRQLGHDETQVNQWIAHWIGQGLAAVEQLIGDQGFCFGDTPGLADVYLMPQLYAAERFNVDLDDYPRIRRVAALAGQHPAFVKAHPANQPDTP; this comes from the coding sequence ATGGAGCTGTTCACCTACTTCCGTTCCACCTCCTCTTACCGGGTGCGCATCGCCTTGGCGCTCAAGGGCCTGGATTATCAGGCCCGGCCGGTCAACCTGCTCAAGGGCGAGCACCGTGCTGCGGACTACCTGGCGCTCAACCCCCAGGGGCGGGTGCCCGCGCTGCGCACGGACAGCGGCGAATTGCTGGTGCAGTCGCTGGCGATCATCGAGTACCTGGAAGAGCGCTTCCCCGACACGCCGCTTTTGCCCCAGGGCGAGGACGCTCGGGCACAGGTGCGTGGGGTCGCGGCGATCATCGGTTGCGACGTGCATCCACTGCACAACGTCAGCGTGCTCAACCAGTTGCGTCAGCTGGGGCACGATGAAACCCAGGTCAACCAGTGGATCGCCCACTGGATTGGCCAGGGGCTGGCGGCAGTGGAGCAACTGATCGGCGACCAGGGTTTCTGCTTTGGCGATACGCCGGGGCTGGCGGATGTGTACCTGATGCCGCAGTTGTACGCGGCCGAACGGTTCAATGTGGATCTGGACGACTACCCGCGTATTCGTAGGGTCGCCGCCCTGGCTGGGCAGCATCCAGCCTTCGTCAAAGCGCACCCGGCGAACCAGCCGGATACGCCCTGA
- a CDS encoding MFS transporter: MHNQIASFRAALDGRPVSSYQWRLLALLILLLVTDGYDAQVLGYVIPALAQDWGLEKAAFGPVFSANLLGLTLGSLAVTPLADRFGVRRVLLWCVLLYASLTLLMVFSTSLNSLMLARFLCGIGMGGAMPSAMALMADYAPPRLRTLMVTLAACGFSLGGAAGGFVAAGFIDRFGWEAVFLAGGVAPLLLFPFLVMFLPESLPRLLRDAPPYARLQRLAARVLPGWQVPAAQRAVDEPAADKLTVLGLFRDGFARPTLLIWGTFFVSLILLYFMISWLPSLLLESGLALKQANLVTSLFLFAGTFGAICLAWCADRMANKARLLAAVLVGAAVFSVLVGLNHADPRWLVPSVFAAGFCIIGGQLTLNAFVSNFYPAQVRATGAGWALGVGRFGSILGPLFGSLLLAMHMPVEWIFFFCAIPAVIAALLISQVRAPGKQADALVD; encoded by the coding sequence ATGCACAACCAGATAGCCAGCTTTCGCGCGGCCCTCGATGGGCGTCCTGTGTCTTCCTACCAATGGCGCCTGCTGGCGCTGCTGATCCTGTTGTTGGTGACCGACGGTTATGACGCCCAGGTGCTGGGTTACGTGATTCCGGCCCTGGCCCAGGACTGGGGCCTGGAGAAGGCGGCGTTCGGACCGGTGTTCAGCGCCAACCTGCTGGGGCTGACACTGGGCTCGCTCGCCGTCACCCCACTGGCCGATCGCTTCGGCGTGCGCAGGGTGCTGCTCTGGTGCGTGCTGCTGTACGCGAGCCTGACCCTGCTGATGGTGTTTTCCACCTCGTTGAACAGCCTGATGCTGGCGCGCTTTTTGTGCGGTATCGGCATGGGCGGGGCGATGCCCAGTGCAATGGCGCTGATGGCCGACTATGCGCCGCCGCGCCTGCGCACCTTGATGGTGACCCTCGCGGCCTGCGGTTTCTCCCTCGGCGGCGCGGCGGGTGGCTTCGTCGCGGCAGGCTTCATCGACAGGTTCGGTTGGGAGGCGGTGTTTCTGGCCGGTGGCGTGGCGCCGCTGCTGTTGTTTCCCTTCCTGGTGATGTTCCTGCCCGAGTCCTTGCCCCGGCTGTTGCGTGATGCACCTCCCTACGCCCGTCTGCAACGCCTGGCAGCGCGCGTGCTACCCGGCTGGCAAGTGCCTGCGGCACAGCGTGCAGTGGATGAGCCGGCGGCAGACAAACTGACCGTATTGGGCTTGTTCCGCGATGGCTTCGCCCGGCCGACGCTGCTCATCTGGGGGACCTTCTTCGTCAGCCTGATCCTGCTGTATTTCATGATCAGTTGGCTGCCGTCGCTGTTGCTGGAGAGCGGGCTGGCGCTCAAGCAAGCCAACCTGGTGACTTCGCTGTTCCTGTTTGCCGGGACCTTCGGCGCGATCTGCCTGGCCTGGTGCGCCGATCGCATGGCCAACAAGGCCAGGTTACTGGCGGCGGTCCTGGTGGGCGCTGCGGTCTTCAGCGTGCTGGTCGGGTTGAACCACGCCGATCCGCGCTGGCTGGTGCCGAGCGTGTTCGCTGCAGGTTTCTGCATCATCGGCGGACAACTGACACTCAATGCCTTCGTCAGCAACTTCTACCCGGCTCAGGTTCGTGCGACCGGCGCCGGCTGGGCGCTGGGCGTCGGGCGCTTCGGTTCGATCCTCGGGCCGTTGTTCGGCAGCCTGCTGCTGGCCATGCACATGCCGGTGGAGTGGATTTTCTTCTTCTGTGCGATTCCGGCAGTGATCGCGGCGCTGCTGATCAGCCAGGTGCGTGCGCCGGGCAAGCAGGCCGATGCGCTAGTGGATTGA
- a CDS encoding SirB1 family protein, with product MNPRKACLACLDRIPVALLEATLWIAAEHDREVDPAACLAQLHDLHREINARLPMLPVSELAQPLLRQLNALGFQQDEYHPLRPQAALMDKVLQRRRGQPLLLAILALEMAQRLSIPLEGVNFPGHFLLRVPGADHLLDPCGGRRLYPADCRELLNRQYGPHMTLTAEHLHSASPMQMLQRLSRNLRQLHSSNDNDLAALIDAERVMQLGPVQVSDYLARATLYQHLDCPQAERFDLEHALLLSDDPVQRLKLGERLAQLPSTNRSIH from the coding sequence ATGAACCCACGTAAAGCCTGCCTGGCCTGCCTCGACCGCATTCCGGTCGCCCTGTTGGAAGCCACCCTCTGGATCGCCGCCGAGCATGATCGCGAGGTTGATCCCGCCGCCTGTCTTGCGCAATTGCACGACCTGCATCGGGAAATCAACGCGCGCCTGCCAATGCTGCCCGTCAGCGAGCTCGCCCAGCCACTGCTGCGTCAACTCAACGCCCTGGGTTTCCAGCAGGACGAATACCACCCGCTACGTCCGCAAGCGGCGCTGATGGACAAGGTGCTGCAGCGCCGTCGAGGCCAGCCGCTGCTGCTGGCGATCCTCGCACTGGAGATGGCCCAACGCCTGTCGATCCCACTGGAGGGGGTGAACTTCCCTGGCCACTTCCTGTTGCGCGTACCGGGCGCCGATCACCTGCTCGACCCCTGCGGCGGTCGACGCCTGTACCCCGCGGATTGCCGCGAACTGCTCAACCGCCAGTACGGCCCGCACATGACCCTGACTGCCGAACACCTGCACAGCGCCAGCCCGATGCAGATGCTGCAGCGCCTGTCGCGCAACCTGCGCCAACTGCACAGCAGCAACGACAACGACCTGGCTGCGCTGATCGATGCAGAACGGGTGATGCAACTGGGGCCAGTGCAGGTCTCCGACTACTTGGCCCGCGCCACCCTCTACCAGCACCTGGACTGCCCCCAGGCCGAACGCTTTGACCTGGAGCACGCACTGCTGTTGAGCGACGATCCGGTGCAACGCCTCAAACTGGGCGAGCGCCTCGCCCAACTGCCTTCTACAAACCGTTCAATCCACTAG